The Metabacillus schmidteae genome includes a region encoding these proteins:
- a CDS encoding ABC transporter ATP-binding protein, translating into MSESIIELNDIWISYPEETKQPIKKLFHRHRDRFWAIKGVNFEVKKGEVLGIIGRNGSGKSTLLKLLSGLISPDKGDFHLNNNERPVLLSLGAGFQPELSGIENIYLNALLLGHKKKDVDKSLDEIIEFSELGDFIYKPVRTYSSGMRSRLAFSTAISLDPEILLIDEVLGVGDAAFQKKCREAITQKINENRTVILVTHSSSLVKSICDRVVWIHLGEQKAVGEASEIVPQYDAFMKGN; encoded by the coding sequence ATGAGCGAATCTATTATAGAATTAAATGACATCTGGATTTCATATCCAGAAGAGACAAAACAGCCGATTAAAAAATTATTTCATAGACATCGTGATCGTTTTTGGGCAATAAAGGGAGTCAACTTTGAAGTGAAAAAGGGTGAAGTACTTGGTATTATTGGGCGGAACGGCTCAGGGAAAAGTACACTTCTAAAGCTTTTGAGTGGTCTGATTTCTCCAGATAAAGGAGATTTCCACCTTAATAATAATGAGCGACCAGTTTTGCTTTCTTTAGGAGCAGGTTTTCAGCCCGAGCTTTCAGGTATCGAAAATATTTATCTGAATGCCTTACTATTAGGGCACAAGAAGAAGGATGTTGACAAAAGTTTAGATGAGATCATTGAGTTTTCTGAACTAGGGGATTTCATTTATAAACCTGTTCGTACATATTCATCTGGTATGCGCTCTAGACTGGCATTTTCAACAGCAATATCTCTTGATCCTGAAATTCTATTAATTGATGAGGTGTTAGGGGTAGGAGATGCTGCCTTTCAGAAGAAATGTAGAGAAGCTATTACGCAGAAAATAAATGAAAATAGAACGGTTATTTTAGTAACTCACTCATCTTCTCTAGTAAAAAGCATTTGTGACCGAGTTGTGTGGATTCACCTTGGGGAACAAAAGGCTGTAGGAGAAGCAAGTGAAATCGTGCCTCAATATGATGCCTTTATGAAGGGTAACTAA
- a CDS encoding glycosyltransferase family 4 protein, translating into MSWFKRVFLRDPTLIRERTQVNNKVCMVVWNTFETDARVTKEATTLITKGNKDVTVIAVHQPGRTKHKEQVKGINVIRVDRTFKKTSDSIKSSSTNERPVQPLTSISKKQRLKKRIFKLFILAPKLIINSRFFLEAYRQNAGIYHAHDLNTFIPVFIASRLRGAKLVYDAHEVSTDRAGWGNKWFWEKVENILIRRADRVITTNLTRGEFFRDHYKISLPYIIRNVPKHVEIEPTNLIRESLHIPNHTPVVLYQGGMQRDRGLENIIKTIKYVPDAAFVFLGNGQLKPKLIELANNEGVTDRVYFLEAVSNDQLLYYTSSATIGLQLLINTCFNHYSACSNKLHEYLMAGIPVVASDLPEIRRVVNDTKTGILVNPENIQEIAEAINKLLREEDTYQTYKLNTKSGAFQYKWEDDEKILLELYQ; encoded by the coding sequence ATGAGTTGGTTTAAACGAGTTTTTTTACGGGACCCAACATTAATTAGAGAGCGTACACAAGTGAATAATAAGGTTTGTATGGTAGTGTGGAATACGTTTGAAACCGATGCGAGAGTGACAAAAGAAGCTACAACACTTATTACAAAAGGTAATAAGGATGTTACAGTTATTGCTGTACATCAACCAGGCAGAACAAAACACAAGGAACAAGTAAAAGGGATTAATGTGATCAGGGTGGATCGGACATTTAAAAAGACCTCTGATTCAATTAAGTCCAGTTCCACTAATGAGCGGCCGGTTCAACCATTAACGTCTATATCAAAAAAGCAGAGGCTTAAAAAAAGAATCTTCAAGCTCTTTATTTTGGCTCCCAAGCTGATAATAAATAGTAGGTTCTTTTTAGAAGCATATAGACAAAATGCTGGAATTTACCATGCTCATGATTTAAATACGTTTATACCTGTCTTTATCGCTTCCCGCTTACGAGGGGCAAAATTGGTATATGATGCTCATGAAGTTTCAACAGATAGAGCGGGTTGGGGGAATAAATGGTTTTGGGAAAAAGTAGAAAATATCCTTATTAGAAGGGCTGATCGTGTTATTACGACAAACCTTACCAGAGGTGAATTTTTCCGCGACCACTATAAAATATCTTTACCTTATATCATAAGAAATGTACCTAAACATGTAGAGATTGAACCTACTAATTTAATAAGAGAGTCCCTTCACATTCCTAACCATACACCAGTTGTTTTATATCAAGGTGGTATGCAAAGGGATAGAGGACTTGAAAATATTATTAAAACAATCAAATATGTACCTGATGCAGCCTTTGTTTTTTTAGGTAATGGACAATTAAAGCCAAAACTTATAGAATTAGCGAATAATGAAGGGGTTACAGACAGAGTCTATTTCTTAGAAGCAGTTTCTAATGACCAATTACTTTATTATACATCTTCTGCAACAATAGGCTTGCAATTGTTAATTAATACTTGTTTTAATCACTATTCTGCATGTTCAAACAAGCTGCATGAGTATTTAATGGCAGGTATTCCGGTTGTGGCTAGTGATTTACCTGAGATTCGAAGAGTGGTTAACGACACTAAAACTGGCATATTGGTAAATCCTGAAAATATACAGGAAATAGCAGAAGCCATTAATAAATTGCTAAGAGAAGAAGATACGTATCAAACATATAAATTAAACACCAAATCAGGTGCTTTTCAGTATAAATGGGAAGATGACGAAAAAATTCTTTTAGAATTATATCAGTAA
- a CDS encoding glycosyltransferase yields the protein MKILMLLYKDIHYDARVQREALALAEAGYKVTIACVKEYNEEPPTIHSNINYLRIPISVKSAKQKFAIQDSGTGKGNSNLLKGVLLKVVRHPFIKLLKDYLAYYEFYKKIKASIKVSSFNAIHCHDLNTLWQGTLLSRKIGYQRLVYDSHELFNEMAGRNKVDRSVGYIVERRLFSQIDHFITVNSFMLQQFQINYENKPSTIIQNIPISPDKRIKSPSKNYWRTKYSILDTDVVLLYQGGLNPHRGIEDCIMALEELPIRFKLVLMGQGRLVGELRDIVKNLNLQDRVFFHEQVPANDVLSYTKQADIGLVMYRNTSKNNYFSTPNKIFEYLQAEIPTVASNHPGKSYIVEKYGTGICVEETPEAIAEGVLQIEENRKQYIMNCMNHKDDLTWDNEKVKLVSLYNSLLSNQQLGDLT from the coding sequence ATGAAAATCTTAATGCTCTTGTACAAAGATATTCATTACGATGCAAGGGTGCAACGTGAGGCACTTGCTCTTGCAGAGGCAGGATACAAAGTAACAATTGCATGTGTAAAGGAATATAATGAAGAGCCCCCAACTATTCATTCAAATATTAATTACCTTCGCATTCCAATTTCTGTGAAAAGCGCAAAACAGAAATTCGCCATTCAGGATAGTGGTACTGGAAAAGGTAATTCAAATTTGCTGAAAGGTGTTCTTCTAAAGGTAGTCCGGCATCCATTCATAAAGCTGCTAAAAGATTATCTTGCTTATTATGAATTTTATAAAAAGATAAAGGCAAGTATTAAAGTCTCTAGCTTTAATGCTATTCATTGCCATGATTTAAATACACTTTGGCAAGGAACATTACTGTCAAGGAAAATAGGGTATCAGCGTTTGGTATATGATTCACATGAGCTTTTCAATGAAATGGCTGGCAGAAATAAAGTTGATCGCTCTGTTGGATATATTGTTGAAAGAAGGTTGTTTTCTCAAATCGACCATTTCATAACTGTAAATTCATTTATGTTGCAACAGTTTCAGATTAACTATGAAAATAAGCCTTCTACCATTATTCAAAATATTCCTATCTCACCTGATAAAAGGATAAAAAGTCCTTCAAAGAATTATTGGAGAACCAAATATTCTATACTAGACACAGATGTTGTGTTACTTTATCAGGGGGGTCTTAATCCCCATCGTGGAATTGAAGATTGTATTATGGCACTTGAGGAACTTCCGATAAGATTCAAGCTGGTATTAATGGGACAAGGTAGACTTGTAGGAGAGTTGAGAGATATTGTGAAAAACCTTAATCTTCAAGATAGGGTATTTTTCCATGAACAAGTACCTGCCAACGATGTCCTTTCGTATACAAAGCAAGCGGATATTGGATTAGTTATGTATAGAAATACATCAAAGAATAACTATTTTTCAACACCGAATAAAATCTTTGAATACTTACAGGCTGAGATTCCAACAGTGGCATCTAACCATCCGGGAAAATCGTATATTGTTGAAAAGTATGGAACTGGTATATGTGTTGAGGAAACCCCAGAGGCTATTGCAGAGGGAGTATTACAAATTGAAGAAAATAGAAAGCAGTATATTATGAATTGCATGAACCATAAGGATGACCTCACTTGGGATAATGAAAAAGTAAAGTTGGTTTCCCTGTACAATAGTCTATTGAGCAACCAACAATTGGGGGACTTAACATAA